From Paenibacillus sp. V4I7, one genomic window encodes:
- a CDS encoding alkene reductase encodes MKKIWNPIKIGRMELSHRLAMAPMTRGRALPDGTPGEFTPLYYKQRASLGLLISEGTQPSDDGQGYLFTPGIYTDAHIAGWREVANQVHDAGGHLFIQLMHVGRMSHPDNTPHHRQPVAPSAIAPAPVVQMYTFAGLQEIPVPRELSVEEIKATVEDFRKAAAAAIQAGADGVEIHGANGYLIQQFIAENANIRTDAYGGSIENRARFAIEVAKAVVEEIGADRTGFRISPGVPLGGLDEGPNGTELYEYLVSELAKLNLAYLHIVHVGNEDLLRKIRSAWPTALLVNRAGRPLENITIDIDEGLADIAPIGSWALANPDFIERFKAGASLNEPERATLYAGGSQGYTDYPTLAEQDKA; translated from the coding sequence ATGAAAAAAATATGGAATCCTATTAAAATTGGACGAATGGAGCTTTCTCATCGACTAGCAATGGCGCCAATGACTCGGGGACGGGCTCTGCCTGACGGGACACCAGGCGAGTTCACCCCTCTTTATTACAAGCAGCGCGCCTCATTGGGTTTGTTAATCAGCGAAGGTACACAGCCGTCTGATGATGGGCAAGGGTATTTGTTTACTCCTGGTATTTACACAGATGCACACATTGCCGGGTGGCGTGAAGTCGCTAATCAAGTACATGATGCAGGCGGTCACCTATTCATTCAATTGATGCATGTGGGCCGTATGTCACACCCGGATAACACCCCTCATCATCGCCAGCCGGTTGCTCCTTCTGCAATCGCTCCTGCACCTGTTGTTCAAATGTATACTTTTGCAGGACTTCAGGAAATTCCAGTTCCTCGTGAGTTGAGCGTTGAAGAAATCAAAGCGACCGTCGAGGATTTTCGCAAAGCAGCTGCCGCAGCCATTCAGGCGGGTGCTGACGGAGTAGAGATTCATGGGGCGAACGGATACCTCATTCAACAATTTATTGCGGAGAATGCGAACATACGGACTGATGCATACGGAGGGTCCATTGAAAACCGCGCCCGGTTTGCCATAGAGGTGGCAAAAGCAGTGGTGGAAGAAATCGGCGCAGACCGTACAGGGTTCCGCATCTCTCCTGGCGTACCGTTGGGTGGTCTTGATGAAGGTCCGAATGGTACTGAGTTATATGAATACCTGGTATCTGAGCTGGCAAAGCTAAATTTAGCATATCTTCACATCGTACATGTCGGAAACGAAGATCTTTTGCGCAAAATCCGATCGGCATGGCCAACGGCTCTGTTGGTAAACCGTGCTGGCAGACCGCTTGAAAATATTACAATCGACATCGACGAAGGACTTGCTGATATTGCGCCTATCGGGTCTTGGGCTTTGGCTAATCCTGATTTCATTGAACGATTTAAAGCCGGTGCCTCGCTAAATGAACCGGAACGTGCTACGCTCTATGCAGGAGGCAGCCAAGGGTACACAGATTATCCGACGCTTGCTGAACAGGACAAAGCTTAA
- a CDS encoding Mov34/MPN/PAD-1 family protein, whose protein sequence is MLYKFGDKSLIFTPDVIKTFNSYRQIKPHQHESGGILLGRIYEHEKIVIEQISTPTSEDKSGRYFFERSVKKAQRIVNQAWWESGGEIRYLGEWHTHPEATPTPSSVDRELLKGMLNDTKMEIDFLFLVIVGIRDFYVASQHKGRKLTQL, encoded by the coding sequence ATGTTATATAAATTTGGCGATAAATCGCTCATCTTCACGCCTGATGTCATAAAAACATTTAACTCTTATCGTCAGATCAAGCCTCACCAACATGAATCTGGCGGCATTTTGCTGGGCAGAATTTATGAACATGAGAAAATAGTCATCGAACAAATAAGCACCCCGACATCCGAGGATAAATCGGGGCGCTATTTTTTTGAGCGAAGCGTGAAAAAAGCGCAGCGAATTGTCAATCAAGCTTGGTGGGAGTCGGGAGGAGAAATCAGGTATCTTGGTGAATGGCATACTCACCCTGAAGCAACTCCAACGCCGTCATCGGTGGATCGTGAACTTTTAAAAGGTATGTTAAACGATACTAAGATGGAGATCGATTTTTTGTTTCTCGTCATCGTTGGCATACGTGACTTTTATGTGGCTTCACAACATAAAGGTAGGAAGCTCACACAACTTTAA
- a CDS encoding MFS transporter, whose amino-acid sequence MDRLWSKPFFLMTIGMLFLFTSFYLLVPTLPLFIKQLGGSESQIGLAMGMFTLSAVIFRPIVGGLLDRYGRRPFIVWVLRNYSFNGLFLIGTILSAAAMLLAFTTKTPFQPKAAAGRIDFIEKSVLSIMAVIFFMAVAYGGIITFLPLFAESVKVNPGTFFLVYAATLTVIRPITGKLSDRYGEVFMVVPALAVTIAALLVLSLSNGLYGMIASSVLFGIGIGSAQPALQSATLSLAHPNRAGAANASFMTAFDLGIGLGAIMLGWVSQYTGYQVLFLVAAASVAISLLIFTVFVSRLLRYRTAN is encoded by the coding sequence ATGGACCGCTTGTGGTCAAAGCCATTTTTTCTTATGACTATAGGAATGCTTTTTCTGTTTACCAGTTTTTATTTGCTGGTTCCGACACTGCCTCTTTTTATTAAACAGTTAGGCGGCAGCGAATCGCAGATTGGACTGGCCATGGGAATGTTTACGCTGTCTGCCGTTATTTTTCGTCCGATTGTCGGAGGATTGCTGGATCGGTACGGCAGGCGTCCGTTTATTGTCTGGGTCCTGCGGAACTATTCTTTCAACGGCCTGTTCCTTATCGGTACGATCCTTTCTGCCGCAGCAATGCTTTTGGCATTTACAACAAAAACGCCGTTTCAACCGAAAGCTGCCGCAGGGCGAATCGATTTTATTGAAAAATCGGTTTTATCCATCATGGCTGTGATCTTTTTTATGGCCGTCGCTTATGGCGGAATTATTACATTTTTGCCGCTCTTTGCGGAATCGGTCAAGGTTAATCCAGGCACTTTCTTTTTGGTTTACGCAGCAACGCTTACTGTAATCCGGCCGATTACGGGAAAACTTTCAGATCGCTATGGCGAGGTATTTATGGTTGTACCGGCTCTTGCGGTTACAATTGCAGCCTTGCTGGTATTAAGCTTGTCAAATGGTTTATACGGTATGATTGCTTCATCGGTTTTATTTGGAATTGGAATCGGCTCAGCACAACCAGCTCTTCAATCAGCAACCTTGAGCCTTGCACATCCTAACCGGGCAGGGGCAGCAAATGCTTCTTTCATGACCGCATTTGACCTGGGAATCGGGCTTGGCGCGATCATGCTCGGATGGGTGTCTCAATACACGGGGTATCAGGTCTTGTTCCTTGTCGCTGCCGCATCAGTAGCGATCTCCTTACTCATATTCACAGTCTTCGTGAGCCGTTTATTGAGATATCGGACGGCTAATTAG
- a CDS encoding ThiF family adenylyltransferase, which produces MDDQRNLSVYYDGVLQTAALHLIDKHQAVEVQYPGPDKEGISKSFQIRCQDQDAIFEIILAIPYNFPDVFPTVFVPDPYFSRLYPIPHLDKRKVLCTFDAEVAHPNISNPHGILDEVIQKAFILLKKGKSGENSLDYLDEFESYWIQEANSEILSLLSISPETREIHLISFTHPNWSVTKLVADTRMEGETWLVQAGATVDPTRKKAFYLPLESIGLPPFPTKNGEFLKRLKTVSGDAVKPLLEFLNKDTRPSTIVFSMPYKDGHIIGAWEHANAQQYKTSHYKRKGKVQKGLKGFRRWKRNALLELQRDFRDLGVKKQLVTRVDKMRLFTRGGDGEISSSQRIGIIGCGSIGSHITKSLVDFGIDQLLLIDKEKLTFGNVARHLCGANDVGNYKVRSVHQKLASHFPHLEVTTYEYDVLRLLRDYESVLNRCDFSIVALGHFPTELRLNRLQKDGIINKPLLYVWVEPYLAGAHAVYVDPSYIGCLHCVFDEQHAFLKSVLAEPGLYSKREAGCQSTFVPYGIVEVKRFILDLTFFIEDIQYGKMKENVLFTWLGNLTLQKEKGRKIAGRWAVAENYSVRRFPLANFARCEECNSNVI; this is translated from the coding sequence ATGGACGATCAGCGTAATTTGAGTGTGTATTACGATGGAGTGCTGCAAACTGCGGCGCTCCATCTTATTGATAAACACCAAGCGGTTGAAGTGCAATACCCGGGTCCTGATAAAGAGGGCATTTCTAAGTCGTTTCAAATCAGATGCCAAGACCAAGATGCGATTTTTGAAATCATACTTGCTATACCTTATAACTTTCCCGATGTTTTTCCGACTGTATTCGTACCCGATCCATATTTTTCTAGGCTTTATCCTATACCACATTTGGATAAACGCAAGGTACTATGCACGTTTGATGCCGAGGTCGCTCATCCCAATATAAGTAATCCGCATGGTATTTTGGATGAAGTTATTCAAAAAGCATTTATTCTATTGAAAAAAGGAAAATCAGGCGAAAATTCGTTGGATTACCTTGATGAGTTTGAATCTTATTGGATTCAGGAGGCAAATAGTGAGATACTTTCGCTACTTTCAATAAGCCCTGAGACTAGAGAAATACATCTTATTTCTTTTACTCATCCAAATTGGAGCGTCACTAAATTAGTTGCTGATACAAGAATGGAAGGGGAAACTTGGCTGGTTCAAGCTGGGGCAACAGTTGATCCGACACGCAAGAAGGCGTTTTATTTACCTCTCGAATCAATTGGTCTGCCACCATTCCCAACAAAAAACGGTGAATTTTTAAAACGGCTAAAGACTGTAAGCGGTGATGCAGTAAAGCCTCTGTTAGAATTTCTTAATAAAGATACAAGACCATCTACGATCGTGTTTTCAATGCCGTATAAAGATGGTCATATTATCGGCGCATGGGAGCACGCTAATGCGCAGCAATATAAAACATCTCACTATAAAAGAAAAGGAAAGGTACAAAAAGGGCTCAAAGGTTTTCGCCGATGGAAGCGTAATGCATTACTTGAATTGCAGCGCGACTTTCGTGATCTGGGTGTCAAAAAACAGCTAGTCACTCGCGTGGACAAAATGAGACTCTTCACACGTGGTGGTGACGGAGAGATTTCTTCTAGCCAAAGAATCGGAATCATTGGTTGTGGATCCATTGGCAGTCATATCACCAAGTCTCTCGTTGATTTTGGCATAGACCAGCTGCTTTTAATCGATAAAGAAAAGCTGACGTTTGGAAACGTCGCACGGCATCTATGCGGTGCCAATGATGTGGGGAACTACAAGGTTCGCAGTGTACATCAAAAGCTAGCATCTCATTTCCCACATTTAGAAGTAACGACATATGAGTATGATGTGCTTAGGTTACTCCGTGACTACGAATCGGTTTTAAACCGATGTGATTTTTCTATTGTCGCTCTGGGTCACTTTCCGACGGAGCTACGCCTCAACCGGCTGCAAAAAGACGGTATCATTAATAAGCCTTTACTCTATGTCTGGGTAGAACCGTATTTAGCGGGGGCGCATGCCGTATATGTGGATCCTTCCTATATCGGGTGTTTGCATTGTGTATTTGATGAACAGCATGCATTTCTAAAAAGCGTGCTAGCAGAGCCAGGGTTATATTCAAAGCGTGAAGCGGGATGTCAAAGCACATTTGTGCCCTACGGAATAGTAGAAGTGAAACGATTTATCTTGGATTTGACGTTTTTTATAGAAGATATTCAGTATGGTAAGATGAAGGAAAACGTCTTATTCACTTGGCTCGGTAATTTAACGCTGCAAAAAGAAAAAGGTAGAAAAATAGCTGGAAGATGGGCTGTAGCGGAAAATTATTCAGTACGGAGATTTCCGCTTGCCAACTTTGCGCGATGTGAGGAATGCAATAGTAATGTTATATAA
- a CDS encoding NADP-dependent oxidoreductase, with amino-acid sequence MTESLMKAIQVGKYGGPDVLKLEEIKRPQPLAGEVLVKVAYAAAIPLDWKIRNGWLKEIFIKTLPYTPGTAVSGIVEAVGEGVTGFQQGDRVFGNVNGGYSEYGIAPANDLVHMPENLNFEDAATIKGGAESAWKALLSEGELEAGQTVLIHAAAGGVGQFAVQLAKWKGAKVIATASTANLDFVKSLGADLVIDYTTTPFEEKVKDVDLVIESVGGNNEDRSWSVLKRGGKLVSLTQPPSAEKAEQYGVTAKFNSKFPTSEDLQVIAQLLANGTLKAEIDSIFPLSETKKAHEKSESRHGRGRILLKVNSF; translated from the coding sequence ATGACTGAATCCTTAATGAAAGCTATTCAAGTCGGTAAGTACGGCGGACCGGATGTTTTGAAACTCGAAGAAATTAAACGCCCTCAACCGCTTGCTGGAGAAGTTCTTGTCAAAGTTGCTTACGCTGCAGCTATTCCTCTAGACTGGAAGATCCGTAACGGTTGGCTGAAAGAGATATTTATTAAAACATTGCCTTATACTCCTGGAACAGCTGTTTCGGGTATCGTTGAAGCCGTCGGCGAAGGCGTAACCGGTTTTCAGCAAGGCGATCGCGTTTTTGGAAATGTAAATGGAGGCTACTCAGAATATGGCATTGCCCCGGCAAATGATTTGGTTCACATGCCGGAAAACTTGAACTTTGAGGATGCGGCAACTATTAAAGGCGGTGCAGAATCGGCTTGGAAGGCATTATTATCGGAAGGCGAATTAGAAGCCGGTCAAACGGTACTCATTCACGCAGCCGCTGGCGGAGTAGGACAATTTGCTGTACAGTTGGCTAAGTGGAAAGGCGCTAAGGTTATTGCTACTGCCTCAACCGCCAATCTGGATTTTGTAAAGTCATTGGGTGCGGACCTGGTCATTGATTACACGACCACACCATTTGAGGAGAAAGTCAAGGACGTAGATTTAGTCATCGAATCGGTTGGGGGAAATAACGAGGATCGATCATGGTCTGTTCTGAAACGTGGCGGAAAACTGGTCTCCTTGACGCAGCCCCCATCTGCTGAAAAGGCCGAACAGTATGGAGTCACAGCTAAGTTTAATTCGAAGTTTCCAACCTCCGAGGATTTGCAAGTCATTGCTCAATTACTTGCCAACGGAACATTAAAAGCAGAGATTGATTCAATATTTCCATTAAGCGAAACGAAGAAGGCTCATGAGAAAAGTGAATCAAGACATGGCCGAGGAAGAATTTTGCTTAAGGTTAATTCATTTTGA
- a CDS encoding MarR family winged helix-turn-helix transcriptional regulator, translating to MKREKKLPDNELPEVEFGAEKQFPISFSIFALARSHRALASQLIRETGLFPGQEIILMQLFQQDGQSQNSLGRTLRLDHSTIAKSVRRLEEAGLITRNRSDEDGRVTIVSLTEAGRGFESKVLEAWSILERVTIENLSEQEKELLINLSRKVAAQIDTALK from the coding sequence ATGAAACGAGAAAAGAAACTTCCCGATAATGAATTACCCGAAGTAGAGTTTGGCGCAGAGAAGCAATTTCCGATTAGCTTCTCGATTTTTGCTCTTGCGCGTTCGCATCGCGCACTGGCTTCCCAATTGATTCGCGAGACTGGCCTCTTTCCGGGACAAGAAATCATTCTCATGCAGCTGTTCCAGCAGGACGGTCAGTCGCAGAACTCCCTTGGCAGGACCTTGCGTCTGGATCACTCAACCATTGCAAAATCTGTCCGCAGGCTGGAAGAGGCGGGATTGATTACCCGCAACCGTTCAGACGAAGATGGCCGAGTTACTATTGTGTCCCTTACCGAGGCTGGTCGTGGATTTGAATCTAAAGTTCTAGAAGCTTGGAGTATACTGGAGAGAGTCACGATAGAGAACCTTTCAGAACAAGAAAAAGAACTATTAATAAATTTATCAAGAAAAGTAGCTGCTCAAATAGACACTGCTTTAAAATAA
- a CDS encoding mCpol domain-containing protein, with amino-acid sequence MFRYYIRLDADNIGDRIEYHLLCGDLENAKEVHMKVQNSMIILKDVIKENGDFELLMNGCDDFFIGTKVSDLTKIREFTDVLRNKFNLLTNETISAGIGSSITEAIINLMKAKAAGKNRIIE; translated from the coding sequence ATGTTTAGGTACTATATTAGATTAGATGCGGACAATATTGGTGACAGAATAGAATATCACTTATTATGTGGTGATTTAGAAAATGCAAAGGAAGTTCATATGAAAGTCCAAAACAGTATGATTATTTTAAAAGATGTTATTAAAGAGAATGGAGATTTTGAATTATTGATGAATGGGTGCGATGACTTTTTCATAGGTACAAAAGTAAGTGACCTGACCAAAATAAGAGAGTTTACCGATGTTCTCAGAAATAAGTTTAATTTATTAACAAACGAAACAATAAGTGCTGGAATAGGGAGTTCTATAACAGAGGCAATAATTAATTTAATGAAGGCAAAAGCAGCAGGTAAAAATAGAATTATCGAATAA
- a CDS encoding pirin family protein, giving the protein MINILQSHQSPTMGRGGPFQIRRMRPGKVYGVPAFDPAFGPLSVIDHATLRANNMVPMHEHLNDEILTYLISGKVTHEDSMGVTENITRRRLMLMNAGSGFSHEETNSGEDLEGLQIFVRPRDKDLPPGVQFYDRPVDYTNGTWQLVAGPEASDAPLKFRNQVLVFDIHADAGAELEVPIAEGMSPFVYVMNGTVQVGNTTLQKGDAFTVTELEMPIMRTLSQAIIVAFLSDLNAAASKSGTISGGR; this is encoded by the coding sequence ATGATTAATATATTACAATCTCATCAAAGTCCAACAATGGGAAGAGGCGGCCCCTTTCAAATTAGACGTATGAGACCAGGCAAGGTATATGGGGTACCGGCATTTGATCCTGCTTTCGGGCCGCTTAGCGTTATTGATCATGCCACTCTTAGAGCAAATAACATGGTCCCTATGCATGAACACCTCAACGATGAAATCCTGACCTATCTTATCAGCGGCAAGGTCACTCATGAAGATTCAATGGGTGTTACGGAGAACATTACACGCAGACGCTTAATGTTGATGAATGCCGGAAGCGGCTTTTCCCACGAAGAAACGAATTCCGGCGAAGACCTTGAAGGTTTGCAAATTTTTGTCAGGCCTAGAGATAAGGATTTACCGCCGGGCGTTCAATTCTACGATCGTCCGGTTGATTATACCAATGGCACATGGCAGCTGGTGGCTGGACCGGAAGCTTCCGATGCCCCTCTTAAATTTCGCAATCAAGTCCTGGTGTTCGATATCCACGCGGATGCAGGAGCAGAACTTGAAGTGCCCATTGCTGAGGGAATGAGCCCCTTTGTATACGTGATGAACGGAACGGTTCAAGTGGGTAATACTACCCTTCAGAAAGGGGATGCTTTTACGGTTACAGAACTTGAAATGCCCATAATGAGAACATTAAGTCAAGCGATAATCGTCGCTTTCTTGTCGGATTTAAATGCAGCAGCCTCGAAATCAGGTACGATCAGCGGGGGGAGGTAA